The following proteins are co-located in the Fluviicola sp. genome:
- a CDS encoding DinB family protein, protein MTRKEQLQAQLAAEAETTRKFIQAFPFDQKDYRVHEKSMKIGDIFLHVIELPLWAEMAVTTDELDFEKAPYDPKQLNSTDEAMTYFNECVAKGMNALENADDSVFDEEWTLRSGSKIHFVSSKEDVARVAHNQTVHHRAQLGVNYRLLGIPVPPSYGPTADFTDF, encoded by the coding sequence ATGACAAGAAAAGAGCAATTACAAGCGCAATTGGCTGCAGAAGCTGAAACTACCCGGAAATTTATTCAAGCCTTCCCTTTTGATCAAAAGGATTACCGGGTACACGAAAAAAGCATGAAGATCGGTGATATTTTCCTGCATGTGATCGAACTTCCTCTTTGGGCAGAAATGGCTGTTACTACCGATGAACTGGATTTTGAAAAAGCTCCTTACGATCCCAAACAATTGAATTCGACAGACGAAGCCATGACCTACTTCAACGAATGTGTTGCCAAAGGAATGAATGCTTTGGAAAACGCAGATGATTCCGTATTCGATGAAGAATGGACCTTGCGTTCCGGTTCAAAAATCCATTTTGTGAGTTCGAAGGAAGATGTTGCACGTGTTGCTCACAACCAAACCGTTCATCACCGTGCTCAATTGGGGGTAAATTACCGGTTGCTTGGAATTCCTGTTCCTCCGAGTTACGGTCCGACAGCTGACTTTACAGACTTTTAA